In Labilibaculum sp. DW002, one DNA window encodes the following:
- a CDS encoding glycoside hydrolase family 38 C-terminal domain-containing protein gives MKKLIIALLLMSSGTVLFGQATNLLMDIKEKEKEETVEEITISPQNYYKYRADGKPGRGLVVHFNNKKFIGEGKIVLECNKEVIEFPLICNDSIESYEILLPPNVAKTKAAKLHVSISSKTIAYTKVVDVPAFRHWEIMIYPHSHVDIGYTNTHENVELIHTRNLINGIKLAEATKDYPEGARYVWNPEVIWPVERYLSKATEEEKQVIFEGIRNGYLALDAGYVNVNTSVSGDEELMELFRQAKEYEKITGKKIETIVQVDIPGMSWGIVPVAAKLGVKYCFSLNNGQGRIGWSMEQSFKPFWWADESGNNRILYFQPGSYNPGALIKGKYFWPKMAGQLDPTKLLEIVKTDNPRENFIDIYINEKLPELEKADYYPYDIFAMTWAMADNTPIDADLPEAVKSWNEEFAYPKLTIASATDIMSEFEDRYGDQIPVLKGDFTEFWTDGTGTAAKQTAQNRESKERLVQAETLWTMLRNGEPALRNDFNQAWWNVLMGSEHTWCYMNPSQEPINSDIQKTKFAFFDNAEKMSQDLLAKTLPAEEGKYIAVFNNLSWNHDGLVTLSAETAKGFSGLIDTNGEKVKSQKLSSGELVFEADDVPAFGSKKYKLSKKAYVSKSKMANGNVLDNGIVHVEINQETGDVSSLKMGNKEFVDSNAACAINSYRYLKGDDTPEEAFALTDVEITIKENGPLLATISVRGKAEGCTDVATEITIFDGQETVDFKNVIQKIKTIDKEGVHFGFAFDVDNPVVVADIPWGVMEIEKDQLETANRNWITLQRWLNVSNKEKGITWCPLDAPMFQVGTITANLLGDAYKSEKWIRELKPDGTIYSWALNNHWYTNFPLSQGSELTFRYRVKPHLNSFDYVSSNRFAMEQYQPLVASKVDRNFEVGQLLTVEGSPFVNSTVFKTSEDGKSALLRLRSWSEKDEPVSLKWKDRKPASIHVFDIMTEQSLEEIHADVVVPSKDFITLKVTW, from the coding sequence ATGAAAAAATTAATAATTGCACTCCTTTTAATGTCTTCCGGCACCGTATTATTTGGTCAGGCAACCAATTTACTTATGGACATAAAGGAGAAAGAGAAAGAGGAAACTGTAGAAGAAATCACGATAAGTCCACAGAATTATTACAAGTACAGAGCTGATGGAAAACCGGGAAGAGGACTTGTTGTACATTTTAATAACAAAAAGTTTATTGGAGAAGGTAAAATTGTGCTTGAGTGTAATAAAGAGGTAATTGAATTTCCACTGATCTGTAATGATAGTATAGAATCCTATGAAATTCTGCTGCCTCCGAATGTTGCTAAAACCAAAGCAGCCAAGCTTCATGTTTCAATCAGTTCGAAAACAATTGCCTACACTAAGGTGGTTGATGTTCCAGCTTTTAGGCATTGGGAAATAATGATTTATCCGCATTCGCATGTAGATATTGGCTATACCAATACACACGAAAATGTAGAGCTGATTCATACCCGCAATTTAATAAATGGAATAAAATTAGCGGAAGCAACAAAAGATTATCCCGAAGGTGCACGTTACGTTTGGAATCCAGAGGTAATTTGGCCCGTTGAACGTTATTTATCAAAAGCCACCGAAGAAGAAAAACAAGTCATATTTGAGGGAATCAGAAATGGATATTTAGCATTGGATGCCGGATATGTTAATGTAAACACTTCGGTTTCAGGAGATGAGGAGCTTATGGAGTTGTTTCGTCAAGCTAAAGAGTACGAAAAAATAACTGGCAAAAAAATAGAAACCATTGTACAGGTTGATATTCCAGGTATGTCTTGGGGAATTGTTCCTGTAGCTGCTAAATTGGGTGTGAAGTACTGCTTCTCTCTGAATAATGGGCAGGGGCGCATAGGTTGGTCAATGGAGCAGAGCTTTAAGCCATTTTGGTGGGCCGATGAAAGCGGAAATAATAGAATCTTATACTTCCAGCCTGGAAGTTATAACCCAGGTGCATTGATAAAAGGGAAATATTTCTGGCCTAAAATGGCAGGGCAATTGGATCCAACTAAATTATTGGAAATTGTAAAAACAGATAATCCAAGAGAAAATTTCATAGATATTTACATCAATGAAAAATTACCTGAATTGGAAAAAGCGGATTATTATCCTTACGATATTTTTGCGATGACTTGGGCTATGGCCGATAATACGCCAATTGATGCTGATTTACCAGAAGCTGTGAAAAGCTGGAATGAAGAATTTGCATATCCGAAGTTGACGATTGCAAGTGCTACCGACATTATGAGTGAATTTGAAGATAGATATGGTGACCAAATTCCCGTATTGAAAGGAGACTTTACCGAATTTTGGACGGATGGAACCGGCACTGCAGCGAAACAAACAGCCCAAAACCGTGAATCGAAAGAACGTTTGGTACAAGCTGAAACGTTATGGACAATGCTAAGGAATGGAGAACCAGCACTTCGTAATGACTTCAACCAAGCTTGGTGGAATGTTTTAATGGGAAGTGAACATACCTGGTGTTACATGAATCCTTCGCAGGAACCAATAAATAGTGATATCCAAAAAACCAAGTTTGCATTTTTTGATAATGCAGAAAAAATGAGTCAGGATTTATTGGCTAAAACATTGCCTGCAGAAGAGGGGAAATACATCGCAGTATTTAATAATTTATCGTGGAATCATGATGGCTTAGTTACCTTATCTGCAGAAACAGCAAAAGGTTTTAGTGGTTTAATTGATACCAATGGGGAAAAAGTAAAGTCACAAAAGCTTTCAAGCGGCGAATTAGTTTTTGAGGCAGATGATGTTCCAGCATTTGGGTCAAAAAAATACAAGCTTTCAAAAAAAGCGTATGTCTCAAAGTCAAAAATGGCTAATGGTAATGTTTTGGACAACGGAATTGTACATGTTGAAATCAATCAGGAAACAGGTGATGTTTCAAGTTTGAAAATGGGTAACAAAGAGTTTGTTGATTCCAACGCTGCGTGTGCAATTAACAGTTACCGTTATTTAAAAGGCGATGATACGCCAGAGGAAGCGTTTGCACTTACGGATGTAGAAATTACAATTAAAGAAAATGGACCACTATTAGCAACAATTTCTGTTAGAGGTAAAGCAGAAGGTTGCACCGATGTAGCCACCGAGATTACGATTTTCGATGGTCAGGAAACTGTTGATTTTAAAAATGTAATACAAAAAATTAAAACGATTGATAAAGAAGGAGTTCATTTTGGTTTTGCGTTTGATGTTGATAATCCGGTGGTAGTTGCAGATATTCCATGGGGGGTTATGGAAATTGAAAAAGATCAATTGGAAACTGCGAATCGTAACTGGATTACTTTGCAGCGTTGGCTTAATGTATCGAATAAAGAAAAAGGCATAACATGGTGTCCTCTTGATGCTCCTATGTTTCAGGTTGGTACAATTACAGCGAATTTATTAGGTGACGCATACAAATCAGAAAAGTGGATTCGAGAATTGAAGCCTGATGGGACAATTTATTCATGGGCATTGAATAACCATTGGTATACGAATTTCCCTTTAAGTCAGGGAAGCGAATTAACTTTTAGATACCGGGTAAAACCACACTTAAACAGTTTCGATTACGTATCATCAAACCGTTTTGCGATGGAACAATACCAACCTTTAGTGGCTTCAAAAGTAGATCGCAATTTTGAAGTTGGACAATTACTTACGGTTGAAGGGAGTCCATTTGTTAATTCAACAGTTTTTAAAACGAGTGAAGACGGAAAATCAGCACTTCTACGATTACGTTCATGGTCGGAAAAGGATGAACCTGTGAGCTTGAAATGGAAGGATAGAAAACCTGCTTCAATACATGTTTTTGATATTATGACGGAGCAGTCGCTTGAAGAAATACATGCAGATGTAGTGGTTCCGTCTAAAGATTTTATAACGTTGAAAGTAACTTGGTAA
- a CDS encoding mannonate dehydratase, whose protein sequence is MKLGFGLYRHMLNEEHYKFAKQCGATHLVIHMVDYFGNDSNDKSNANQPIGEKDGWGGAGSGQLWSLEELLKIKKEINSHGLELEAIENFDPAIWHDILLDGPKKEEQMELVKEQIRIVGKAGIPFFGYNFSLAGVSSRDIGPYARGGAESVGMNGIVDETPIPNGMVWNMVYDKNAPEGSIPRIDHDELWKRLQYFLENLVPVAEEAGVILAAHPDDPPMPYVRNTPRLVYQPDMYQKVLDIKPSENNKLEFCLGSVAEMTEGDVYEATDRYSKQNKLGYIHFRNIVGKVPNYKEVFVDEGDIDMVKILQILKKNNFEGALIPDHTPQMSCSAPWHAGMAYAMGYMKAAISHVNN, encoded by the coding sequence ATGAAATTAGGGTTCGGATTATATAGACACATGCTCAACGAGGAGCATTATAAATTTGCCAAGCAATGTGGAGCAACACATTTGGTAATACATATGGTTGATTACTTTGGAAATGATTCTAATGATAAGTCCAATGCAAACCAACCTATTGGTGAGAAAGATGGATGGGGCGGAGCTGGTTCAGGTCAACTTTGGAGCTTGGAAGAGCTGTTAAAAATAAAGAAAGAGATTAATAGTCATGGTTTGGAACTTGAAGCTATTGAAAATTTCGACCCAGCTATTTGGCATGATATTTTACTTGATGGTCCTAAAAAGGAGGAGCAAATGGAATTGGTGAAGGAGCAAATTCGTATTGTCGGTAAAGCTGGAATTCCATTTTTTGGATACAACTTTTCTTTAGCTGGTGTTTCAAGTAGAGATATTGGTCCTTACGCAAGAGGTGGTGCAGAATCAGTAGGAATGAACGGAATAGTTGATGAAACACCAATTCCAAATGGAATGGTTTGGAACATGGTTTACGATAAAAATGCACCCGAAGGTTCAATTCCAAGAATTGATCATGACGAGTTGTGGAAGCGTTTACAGTATTTCTTAGAAAACTTGGTGCCAGTTGCCGAGGAGGCAGGTGTTATTCTTGCTGCTCACCCAGATGATCCACCGATGCCTTATGTTCGAAATACACCTCGTTTGGTTTATCAACCAGATATGTATCAAAAAGTACTTGATATTAAACCGAGCGAAAATAACAAGTTAGAATTTTGTCTTGGATCGGTGGCTGAAATGACAGAAGGTGATGTTTACGAAGCAACAGATCGATATTCGAAGCAAAATAAGCTAGGTTATATTCATTTCAGAAATATCGTTGGAAAAGTTCCGAATTACAAAGAGGTATTTGTTGATGAGGGGGATATTGATATGGTGAAAATCCTTCAAATTCTAAAGAAAAATAATTTTGAAGGTGCATTGATTCCTGATCATACACCTCAGATGAGTTGCAGTGCACCATGGCATGCAGGTATGGCTTATGCAATGGGTTATATGAAAGCTGCAATTTCTCATGTTAATAATTAA
- a CDS encoding CaiB/BaiF CoA transferase family protein: MENNGPLKGLVVADFSQLAQGPWATQMLGDMGADIIKIEPPKGDWMRHYSYGNIYPEGESISFISFNRNKKSIALDLKSEEGKKVAKDIIIKADILLENFRPGVMERLGLGYEYIKKLNPGIVYCSSSGYGASGPYLKRPGQDLLAQSISGGAALNGKKGDIPVVTAVGQADLLTSLFITQSVLAAIYSRSNSGKGQKIEANLLNSVVGFHIQEVTAYLHDRNYPEKSESGIPNPWIGAPYGLYNTKDSFVAIGMNSVQKLAQVMGLEKYDSDEFASNNIGENRDQIRFDFDDVFKTKTTDEWLEILLEADIWCSQVNTFNEMVDDPQIKHNDMIIEYDHPTVGTVKTTGFPVSFGDTPQKIYKPSPMLNEHAEEILKEYCNYSDSEIKDFLNK; this comes from the coding sequence ATGGAAAATAATGGACCATTAAAAGGATTGGTAGTTGCCGATTTTTCACAATTGGCTCAAGGGCCATGGGCAACACAGATGCTGGGAGATATGGGAGCCGATATTATTAAAATCGAGCCACCAAAAGGAGATTGGATGCGCCATTACTCGTATGGAAACATTTATCCTGAAGGAGAAAGCATTTCATTTATCAGTTTCAACAGAAACAAAAAGAGTATTGCTTTAGATCTAAAGTCAGAAGAAGGTAAAAAGGTAGCTAAGGACATTATTATAAAGGCTGATATTCTATTAGAAAATTTCAGGCCAGGTGTCATGGAACGTCTTGGTTTAGGTTATGAGTATATTAAAAAACTAAATCCAGGCATAGTATATTGTTCTAGCTCAGGATACGGTGCTTCTGGTCCTTATTTAAAAAGACCAGGACAAGATTTATTGGCACAATCAATTAGTGGTGGTGCTGCTTTAAATGGTAAAAAAGGTGATATTCCGGTAGTTACTGCTGTTGGACAAGCTGATTTATTAACGAGTTTATTCATAACTCAGTCTGTATTAGCAGCAATTTACTCGAGATCAAATTCGGGCAAAGGACAAAAGATTGAAGCGAATTTGTTGAATTCAGTTGTTGGATTCCACATTCAGGAAGTAACGGCTTATTTACATGATAGAAATTATCCTGAAAAGAGCGAGAGTGGTATTCCTAATCCATGGATTGGAGCGCCTTACGGATTGTACAATACAAAAGATAGTTTTGTGGCGATTGGTATGAATTCGGTTCAAAAATTAGCTCAAGTTATGGGATTGGAAAAATACGATTCTGATGAGTTTGCATCGAACAATATTGGAGAAAACAGAGATCAAATTCGATTCGATTTCGATGATGTATTTAAAACCAAAACAACCGATGAATGGTTGGAGATACTTCTTGAAGCAGATATCTGGTGTTCTCAGGTAAATACATTTAACGAAATGGTAGATGATCCACAGATCAAGCATAACGATATGATTATTGAGTATGATCATCCTACTGTTGGGACCGTGAAAACTACTGGTTTTCCAGTTTCTTTTGGTGATACTCCTCAAAAAATATACAAACCTTCTCCAATGCTAAATGAGCATGCTGAGGAGATTTTGAAAGAGTATTGTAATTATAGTGATTCAGAGATTAAGGATTTTTTAAATAAATAG
- a CDS encoding enoyl-CoA hydratase/isomerase family protein, with the protein MDKTFENIFVEIESGIAVLVFNRPEQLNAMNRKMMDEIIEAIISINANDEVKVAIIRGEGRAFMAGADIKEYGNQTTEEFVSFQEKGKLLYESIENSSKPWIAAINGYALGGGFEIPLACDLIIASESATMGLPEVFLSLIPGGGGTQRLVQKIGINRVKEMLFMGSALDSKLLYDWGIVNRIFSDDDFLSQVMDFAKKLSRRPSNSITELKRLANLSQTEMPFNQRIDDEAKTVRDLFLGEEAQKAIQDFIKKNK; encoded by the coding sequence ATGGATAAGACATTTGAAAATATATTCGTTGAAATAGAAAGTGGAATAGCTGTACTTGTATTTAATCGTCCGGAACAATTGAATGCGATGAACAGAAAAATGATGGATGAAATTATTGAAGCCATTATTTCTATTAATGCGAACGATGAGGTGAAAGTTGCAATTATTCGAGGTGAAGGACGCGCATTTATGGCAGGTGCTGATATTAAGGAATACGGTAATCAGACAACAGAGGAATTTGTTTCATTTCAGGAAAAAGGAAAATTATTATACGAATCGATTGAGAACTCATCGAAACCGTGGATTGCTGCCATAAATGGATATGCATTAGGTGGTGGATTTGAAATTCCTTTAGCTTGTGATTTAATTATTGCTTCGGAGAGTGCTACAATGGGACTTCCAGAGGTGTTTTTAAGTTTGATTCCTGGTGGTGGCGGAACTCAGCGTTTGGTTCAAAAAATTGGAATCAATCGAGTTAAAGAGATGCTATTTATGGGATCTGCTTTAGATTCAAAACTATTATACGATTGGGGAATTGTTAATCGAATTTTTAGCGATGATGATTTTCTAAGTCAAGTGATGGACTTTGCTAAGAAACTATCAAGAAGACCATCAAACTCTATTACAGAATTAAAAAGATTGGCAAATTTAAGTCAAACTGAGATGCCATTTAATCAGCGAATTGACGACGAAGCAAAAACAGTAAGAGATCTTTTTCTTGGAGAAGAAGCTCAAAAAGCAATTCAGGATTTTATTAAAAAAAATAAGTAG
- a CDS encoding ABC transporter substrate-binding protein, whose translation MIQLKGIAWDHPRGYEPLIAASKEFSKSNPNVDIKWDIRSLKEFGDMPIEDLIGSYDFITIDHPYMGQADANNLLLNLRKQIPSDVLKMHSEHSVGPSFESYNLNNKLYALPVDAAALIAAYRKDLIADFGLSDLPKTRAGLFDYYKHLPSDVSVAWALCPTDFWCAFLTICAQEGGRDFVKDFTVDNEIGTAALDEIKRHLEFIHPESMNWNPIQILDKMGEGNEIVYSPYLFGYTNYSREGYAKNLVHFTNSPVNPKHKISTILGGVGLAVSSQCKEAKLAADFVNFVAHPEIQEGIYTENGGQPGNLSAWTSKRNNDMCTKFFIDTLKTMEDAYVRPQHPMWNSFQEQGADLLHEGVLKNTESERLMKQLNELYKTVVCNG comes from the coding sequence ATGATACAATTAAAAGGCATAGCATGGGATCACCCAAGAGGGTATGAACCATTAATTGCGGCTTCAAAAGAGTTCTCAAAGAGTAATCCTAATGTAGATATTAAATGGGACATCCGCTCGTTAAAAGAATTTGGAGATATGCCAATAGAAGATCTAATTGGAAGTTATGATTTTATTACCATAGATCATCCGTACATGGGACAAGCAGATGCCAATAATCTACTGCTAAATTTAAGGAAGCAAATTCCTTCCGATGTTTTAAAAATGCATTCTGAGCATTCGGTTGGACCCAGTTTTGAATCCTATAACTTGAATAATAAATTGTATGCTTTACCAGTTGATGCAGCTGCACTTATAGCTGCTTATCGAAAAGATTTAATAGCTGATTTTGGATTATCAGATTTACCTAAAACAAGAGCTGGGTTATTTGATTATTACAAACACCTTCCTAGTGATGTATCGGTAGCTTGGGCTCTTTGTCCAACCGATTTTTGGTGTGCTTTTTTAACCATTTGCGCCCAAGAAGGAGGACGAGATTTTGTTAAAGATTTTACTGTTGATAATGAAATAGGCACAGCTGCTCTTGATGAAATAAAAAGACATTTGGAATTTATCCATCCTGAATCAATGAATTGGAATCCGATTCAAATTTTGGATAAGATGGGAGAAGGAAATGAAATTGTTTATTCTCCATATTTATTTGGATACACGAATTATTCTAGAGAAGGGTATGCAAAGAATTTGGTTCATTTCACAAATAGTCCAGTGAATCCAAAACATAAAATTTCTACCATTCTTGGTGGAGTTGGTTTAGCTGTTTCTTCTCAATGTAAGGAAGCTAAGTTAGCAGCTGATTTTGTAAATTTTGTAGCTCATCCTGAAATTCAAGAGGGTATTTATACTGAAAATGGTGGACAACCAGGAAATTTATCTGCTTGGACAAGTAAGAGAAACAACGATATGTGTACAAAGTTCTTTATAGATACATTAAAGACAATGGAGGATGCTTATGTACGCCCTCAACATCCAATGTGGAATAGTTTTCAGGAGCAAGGTGCAGATTTATTGCACGAAGGAGTCTTGAAAAATACGGAGTCGGAAAGACTCATGAAACAATTAAATGAATTGTACAAAACAGTAGTTTGTAATGGATAA
- a CDS encoding lactonase family protein: MIFYTGSYTQDETPALKPEGKGIGCFTLDIESGKVELLQYTKQRSPSYLVISDDKKYLYAIEEMFEDLSPQVFAYRINQDGKLSLINSQKIKGDYACHLAIVKDQLVVASYVSGNVLSYQILEDGSLAPFHQEIKHSGTGPNKERQEAAHAHMIYPIESDQMFVLDLTLDKAKAYHLNSETEKWFENSNKDIAIDAGAGARHMVMDKAGKIAYVLSELSGEIFIAKVGSDKNEVVQKVSFVPESYKGEFGGAAIRLHPNGEFLYASCRGADTIAIFKIDKDSNKLTLVSSQSTEGKTPRDFNIDPSGKWLIAANQDSNTLVVFEINQKTGKLRFTSKVTVETPVNICWL; encoded by the coding sequence ATGATTTTTTATACAGGAAGTTATACGCAAGATGAAACTCCAGCACTAAAGCCAGAAGGCAAAGGAATTGGTTGTTTTACATTGGATATAGAGAGTGGTAAAGTTGAATTGTTACAATATACCAAGCAGAGAAGTCCTAGTTATCTAGTGATTTCTGATGATAAAAAATATTTGTATGCAATTGAGGAAATGTTTGAAGATTTAAGTCCTCAAGTGTTTGCTTACCGAATAAATCAGGATGGAAAACTTTCTTTAATTAACTCACAAAAAATAAAGGGAGATTACGCCTGTCATTTAGCCATTGTAAAGGATCAATTGGTAGTTGCAAGTTACGTTTCAGGAAATGTGTTGTCTTATCAAATATTAGAAGATGGAAGTTTAGCTCCATTTCATCAGGAGATTAAGCATTCAGGAACTGGTCCAAATAAAGAAAGACAAGAAGCAGCGCATGCACACATGATTTATCCAATTGAATCTGATCAAATGTTCGTGCTTGATTTAACTCTGGATAAAGCAAAAGCATATCATTTGAATAGTGAAACTGAAAAGTGGTTTGAAAATTCGAATAAGGATATTGCTATTGATGCAGGGGCTGGTGCAAGGCATATGGTAATGGATAAAGCAGGAAAAATCGCATATGTGTTGAGTGAATTAAGCGGAGAAATTTTTATTGCTAAAGTAGGAAGTGATAAAAATGAAGTTGTGCAGAAAGTTTCATTTGTTCCAGAAAGTTATAAAGGAGAATTTGGCGGTGCAGCAATTAGACTTCATCCTAATGGAGAATTTCTATATGCTTCTTGCAGAGGTGCAGATACCATTGCCATTTTTAAAATTGATAAAGATTCCAATAAACTCACTTTAGTTTCTTCTCAATCTACAGAAGGAAAAACACCACGCGATTTTAATATCGATCCTTCAGGTAAATGGTTGATAGCTGCAAATCAAGATTCCAACACCTTAGTTGTTTTTGAAATCAATCAGAAAACAGGAAAATTGCGGTTTACATCAAAGGTGACTGTTGAGACTCCGGTCAATATCTGTTGGTTATAA
- a CDS encoding DUF7402 domain-containing protein has product MKFSFLTFFFTIVMMNLSFAQLTDNTKREGDKADPAISPIYKYYEWENEIPDDCPYERSEDIIKVRFTGRFANYTAADTWYLQSANDGNLYSPWTDGEMEGFSTNSNIRSNAVGQAKVMGKDPINLKFENLGRMWAGGTNYYPCVSLIVDDVFYIGTYNAFNQEGYFNGFRYSKNWNNFTANTEPNWKNQYWTNAIDLDGNFFNETGKAKFRTVHAVNFAKNNKAEDGRIYLSAHGYSSGNGKNNWDKGDAIYLCRTDATVESITKAESYEFFTGHTKKGKPIWTKGVENAKPIVDWPNHLGSESITYFPKMDKYILMTCRLKESEENLPYNVTIFWEADEITGPYKLVHYMKDWGAQTYFPNITPQFINDDGTSAWMTVASNYSVQNINPHQNRYAASMHELAFVLKDEPFNEVKLDLKNIAPMAKVTATSSEKDSKPEAVIDGVIDVENKDKTKEWISQEGRGAMIKLEWDEEKVIDRIRVYDSPAGDRWTKEGYFVFSDGSMEWMYAAPSNSAKTPTEIKFQPKKVKWVKFTITDGNAEMSTEWLPGLRLGLSEIQVFEAN; this is encoded by the coding sequence ATGAAATTTTCATTCCTTACCTTCTTCTTCACCATAGTTATGATGAATTTGTCCTTTGCACAGCTAACGGACAACACGAAACGTGAAGGAGATAAGGCAGATCCTGCAATTAGTCCAATCTATAAGTATTACGAATGGGAAAACGAAATTCCAGATGATTGTCCCTACGAACGATCTGAGGATATTATCAAAGTCAGGTTTACTGGTCGATTTGCTAATTATACAGCTGCCGATACCTGGTATTTGCAATCTGCAAATGATGGGAACCTTTATTCCCCTTGGACAGACGGAGAAATGGAAGGCTTTTCAACGAATTCTAATATTAGGTCAAATGCGGTTGGGCAGGCAAAAGTGATGGGTAAAGATCCCATCAACCTAAAATTTGAAAACCTTGGTAGAATGTGGGCAGGTGGCACCAATTATTACCCTTGTGTGAGTCTTATTGTCGATGATGTGTTCTATATCGGTACTTATAATGCCTTTAATCAAGAAGGTTATTTTAATGGGTTTAGATATTCAAAAAACTGGAACAATTTTACGGCAAATACAGAGCCCAATTGGAAAAATCAATATTGGACCAATGCCATTGATTTGGATGGTAACTTTTTCAATGAAACCGGTAAAGCTAAATTTCGTACCGTTCATGCGGTAAATTTTGCGAAGAACAATAAGGCTGAAGATGGACGCATTTATTTAAGCGCACATGGATATAGTTCTGGAAATGGCAAAAATAACTGGGATAAAGGCGATGCAATCTACTTGTGCCGAACCGATGCCACTGTTGAGAGTATTACCAAAGCTGAAAGCTATGAGTTTTTTACTGGGCATACAAAAAAGGGCAAGCCAATATGGACTAAGGGAGTAGAGAATGCTAAACCTATTGTAGATTGGCCTAATCATCTTGGTAGTGAAAGTATTACGTACTTTCCAAAGATGGACAAATATATCCTAATGACTTGCAGGTTAAAAGAATCAGAAGAAAACTTACCCTACAATGTTACCATTTTTTGGGAAGCAGATGAGATAACAGGTCCTTACAAGCTTGTGCATTACATGAAGGATTGGGGAGCTCAAACTTACTTTCCAAACATAACACCTCAGTTTATCAATGATGATGGTACCAGTGCATGGATGACTGTTGCAAGTAATTACAGTGTACAGAATATCAATCCTCATCAAAATCGATATGCGGCATCAATGCATGAGCTTGCTTTTGTGTTAAAAGATGAACCTTTTAATGAAGTAAAGCTGGATTTAAAAAACATAGCTCCGATGGCTAAAGTAACGGCAACTTCATCAGAAAAAGATAGTAAACCTGAGGCTGTGATTGATGGCGTTATTGATGTAGAAAACAAAGACAAAACGAAAGAGTGGATTTCTCAAGAAGGAAGAGGAGCAATGATTAAATTGGAGTGGGATGAGGAAAAAGTGATCGACAGGATACGAGTATATGACAGCCCAGCTGGTGACCGTTGGACAAAAGAAGGATATTTTGTATTCAGTGATGGTTCGATGGAATGGATGTATGCAGCGCCTTCAAATAGTGCTAAAACTCCAACTGAGATTAAATTCCAGCCTAAAAAGGTGAAGTGGGTAAAGTTTACCATCACCGATGGAAATGCTGAAATGTCTACTGAGTGGCTTCCAGGACTGAGATTAGGACTCTCGGAAATTCAAGTGTTTGAGGCTAATTGA
- a CDS encoding SDR family NAD(P)-dependent oxidoreductase, which translates to MTKINLKGKRALVTGGSQGIGSEICRELAACGADIIINYYSNREKAEVLANQIISKYNVRAVAVGANVAKSQEVKAMFSAMDEAFGGIDILVNNAGSESIVHVLDMDEDEWDRVMCINLKGPFLCSQEAGKRMEKTGGGVIINISSIHDVVPRKGLVHYCSAKAGLKMFSKCLSLELAESNVRVVSVAPGAIETEMNREEINKFGRHKFEEWIPQGRVGVVSDVAPTVAFLASDLGSYITGTDIYIDGSYMNHTIQYDPRPPRKEY; encoded by the coding sequence ATGACAAAAATAAATTTAAAAGGGAAAAGAGCTTTGGTTACTGGTGGAAGCCAAGGAATAGGATCTGAGATTTGTAGAGAATTAGCAGCTTGTGGTGCTGATATTATAATCAACTACTACAGTAATAGAGAGAAAGCTGAAGTCTTAGCTAATCAAATTATCTCAAAATATAATGTGAGAGCAGTTGCAGTTGGTGCAAATGTCGCAAAATCACAAGAAGTTAAGGCAATGTTTTCTGCAATGGATGAAGCATTTGGTGGCATTGATATTTTGGTAAATAATGCTGGTTCAGAAAGTATTGTTCATGTTTTAGATATGGATGAAGATGAGTGGGATAGAGTAATGTGTATTAATCTTAAAGGACCATTTCTTTGCTCTCAAGAAGCTGGAAAAAGAATGGAAAAAACTGGTGGAGGAGTAATTATTAACATTTCTTCAATTCACGATGTGGTACCTAGAAAAGGTTTGGTTCATTACTGTTCTGCTAAAGCGGGACTAAAAATGTTCTCTAAATGTTTATCGCTGGAATTGGCTGAAAGTAATGTGAGAGTTGTTTCTGTTGCACCTGGAGCTATTGAAACTGAGATGAACCGTGAGGAAATCAATAAGTTTGGCAGGCATAAATTTGAAGAGTGGATTCCTCAGGGAAGAGTAGGTGTTGTTAGTGATGTTGCTCCAACTGTTGCATTTTTGGCAAGTGATTTGGGCAGCTATATAACAGGAACCGATATTTATATTGATGGTTCTTATATGAATCATACGATTCAATATGATCCTCGTCCACCTAGAAAAGAGTATTAA